The following coding sequences lie in one Alloacidobacterium dinghuense genomic window:
- a CDS encoding YceD family protein — MLITISDLEREPLVFDVSLSSGEIDYGEEVKQVGPLGVAGRAELIEEHRGPREVVPDIRLRAKYQGKVEVACARCLDAVEHSLKGDFDLIFRPLGIDQGASERSINTDETEIGYYQKSGLVLEDVLREQVLLSLPARTLCRHDCKGLCPRCGQNLNSDVCTCDAAPVDPRWAALSDLGSRMKS; from the coding sequence ATGCTGATTACCATTTCCGATCTTGAACGGGAACCGCTCGTATTTGATGTTTCTCTTTCCTCCGGCGAGATCGATTACGGTGAAGAAGTCAAGCAGGTAGGGCCGCTCGGAGTCGCTGGCCGCGCCGAGTTGATCGAGGAGCATCGCGGCCCGCGCGAGGTCGTTCCCGACATCCGCTTGCGGGCAAAATACCAGGGCAAGGTTGAAGTGGCCTGCGCCCGGTGTCTGGACGCGGTGGAACATTCCCTGAAAGGCGATTTCGATCTCATTTTTCGCCCTTTGGGTATCGATCAAGGCGCTTCTGAGCGCTCGATTAACACAGATGAGACCGAAATCGGTTATTATCAAAAGAGCGGCCTTGTGCTCGAAGACGTGCTGAGAGAGCAGGTGCTTTTGTCCCTGCCAGCCAGAACGCTATGCCGCCACGACTGCAAAGGGCTTTGCCCGCGCTGCGGCCAAAACCTGAATTCCGACGTTTGTACCTGCGATGCAGCGCCGGTTGATCCGCGCTGGGCGGCGTTGTCGGATCTGGGCAGCCGGATGAAGTCGTAA
- a CDS encoding ABC transporter permease yields the protein MGFAEAINIALQSLWANKLRSILTLIGVVIGVASVIAVITLTNGVNKYVATKVYSYGADVFTLSKQPPVIFTYEEYEKFQKRKDIHLDDYEAIRDNCKACADVGALQSTTGKVVYGTHSSTDTSIRGWSWNMPEMSNLNVVLGRSFTPADQQYATHSAIIGYDIVDNLMPGMDPLGKEIRVDGEPYTVIGVGERQGKTLGQSQDNYVSVPITTYQRKYGTNKSVVIYIKAGSVGPALDRASDEARALLRSRRHDAPNAEDSFSLDTNATFVGLWTSISSTFFFVVIGIASISLVVGGIVIMNIMLVSVTERTREIGVRKALGARYTDILLQFLIESATMSLVGGAIGVICGSGVAKLVTVLIGFPSDIQIWSVFLALFVSASVGIFFGVYPARKAAILDPIVALRSEM from the coding sequence ATGGGATTTGCCGAGGCAATCAATATTGCGTTGCAGTCGCTCTGGGCGAATAAGCTGCGCTCCATCCTCACGCTGATCGGCGTGGTCATCGGCGTCGCCTCGGTCATTGCCGTCATCACCCTGACCAATGGCGTGAACAAGTACGTGGCGACGAAAGTCTACAGCTATGGTGCCGACGTCTTCACACTGAGCAAACAGCCGCCGGTCATTTTCACCTACGAAGAGTACGAGAAATTTCAGAAGCGGAAAGACATCCATCTTGACGACTATGAGGCCATTCGCGACAACTGCAAAGCCTGTGCTGATGTGGGCGCCTTGCAAAGCACCACGGGCAAGGTGGTCTATGGAACACATTCCAGTACGGATACGAGTATTCGTGGCTGGAGTTGGAATATGCCCGAAATGTCCAATCTGAACGTGGTGCTCGGGCGAAGCTTCACTCCGGCCGACCAGCAGTACGCCACGCACTCCGCCATCATTGGCTATGACATCGTCGACAACCTCATGCCCGGAATGGACCCGCTGGGCAAGGAGATTCGCGTAGACGGCGAGCCTTACACCGTCATCGGAGTCGGCGAGCGCCAGGGCAAAACTCTCGGCCAGAGCCAGGACAATTATGTCTCCGTGCCGATCACGACCTACCAACGCAAATACGGCACGAACAAGAGCGTCGTGATCTATATCAAGGCCGGGTCGGTGGGGCCCGCGCTCGATCGCGCGTCCGACGAGGCCCGCGCACTGCTGCGTTCACGGCGGCACGATGCGCCGAATGCCGAGGACAGCTTTTCGCTCGACACCAACGCAACCTTCGTTGGCCTGTGGACGAGCATCAGCTCGACCTTCTTCTTTGTCGTCATCGGCATTGCGTCGATTTCACTGGTCGTTGGCGGCATCGTCATCATGAACATCATGTTGGTAAGCGTGACTGAGCGGACACGCGAGATCGGCGTGCGCAAGGCTCTGGGAGCTCGCTACACCGATATCCTGCTGCAATTCCTGATTGAGTCGGCGACGATGTCGCTGGTGGGCGGAGCAATTGGCGTGATCTGCGGCTCGGGTGTGGCCAAACTGGTGACGGTGTTGATTGGCTTCCCATCCGACATTCAGATCTGGTCAGTATTTTTGGCCCTATTTGTTTCCGCCAGCGTAGGTATTTTCTTTGGAGTTTATCCAGCGCGCAAGGCTGCCATCCTCGACCCCATCGTGGCTTTGCGGTCGGAGATGTAG
- a CDS encoding glycosyltransferase family 87 protein has translation MTVNRCSFLIVCLACLTFISLGLHNEARVLHAHDFKQPYASARCLLFGCDPYSEAETAAQFVAAGGNLQQDPKVFAPDSALYPPSSLAVLAPIAILPYPVAHFLWLLLCGVSFSLAALLISDLCRPYRSFPVVLLLAVFVATSAILIMLGQVSGIVISLAIIGLWCFLRERCAWLGILCLALSLTLKPHVAGLLVCYLLIAGKQYRAKFWRVVLVTALLSCIGIIWAATQPASRNWLPELQANLAGNTSSGNVGDPTPANPEAFNIASLQSVTGEFFHPHQAAFAAYLITTILLGVWLYATWRIPASESKHLLALAGLAAISILPIYHRQYDTRLLLLAFPAVAMLWQQRRVWGTAGLALMTLATLMTSHSYLHLLETRVVHLAAGKGALVTILLMRPLPVLCLVLAIFFVAALMRVSLDNETKAVELEEIRA, from the coding sequence ATGACCGTGAATCGATGTTCTTTTCTTATTGTTTGTCTGGCCTGCCTGACGTTCATTTCCCTCGGTCTGCACAATGAAGCTCGCGTTCTCCACGCGCACGATTTCAAGCAGCCCTACGCAAGCGCCCGCTGCCTGCTCTTTGGCTGCGATCCATACAGTGAGGCAGAGACCGCGGCACAATTCGTAGCCGCTGGCGGAAATCTACAGCAGGACCCAAAGGTCTTCGCTCCAGACTCTGCCCTCTATCCTCCTTCCTCGCTTGCTGTCCTCGCGCCGATTGCCATTCTCCCGTATCCGGTCGCGCATTTCCTGTGGCTCCTGCTGTGCGGCGTGAGTTTTTCCCTGGCAGCTTTGCTCATCTCAGATCTCTGCCGTCCGTACCGTTCCTTTCCGGTGGTTCTGCTGTTGGCTGTTTTTGTCGCCACCAGCGCAATTCTCATCATGCTCGGACAGGTCTCCGGCATCGTCATCTCGCTGGCCATTATCGGGCTTTGGTGTTTTCTCCGTGAGCGCTGTGCCTGGTTGGGAATCCTTTGCCTTGCTCTCAGCCTTACGCTCAAGCCGCACGTTGCCGGATTGCTCGTCTGTTATCTGCTCATCGCCGGGAAACAATACCGGGCGAAATTCTGGCGGGTGGTTCTGGTAACGGCCCTGCTGAGCTGTATCGGAATCATCTGGGCCGCAACGCAGCCTGCTTCGCGCAACTGGCTCCCCGAGCTTCAGGCGAATCTGGCCGGCAACACCTCTTCAGGCAATGTGGGCGATCCCACGCCCGCAAACCCGGAGGCGTTTAACATCGCGAGCCTGCAGTCTGTTACCGGAGAGTTCTTCCATCCGCATCAAGCGGCCTTCGCGGCGTATCTGATAACCACCATCCTGCTGGGTGTATGGCTCTATGCCACATGGCGAATTCCTGCCAGCGAGAGCAAGCACCTCCTTGCCCTGGCCGGACTGGCCGCGATCTCGATCCTGCCGATCTATCACCGCCAATATGACACAAGGCTTCTGCTGCTCGCATTTCCTGCTGTGGCGATGCTGTGGCAGCAGCGCCGCGTATGGGGAACAGCGGGCCTCGCGCTGATGACGCTGGCAACGCTGATGACCTCGCACAGCTATCTGCACTTACTGGAAACGCGCGTGGTCCATCTGGCAGCAGGCAAGGGCGCGCTCGTGACGATTCTGCTGATGCGCCCACTGCCGGTACTCTGTCTGGTCCTGGCTATTTTCTTCGTCGCCGCTCTTATGCGGGTTTCGCTGGACAACGAAACAAAGGCCGTAGAACTGGAAGAGATCCGCGCCTGA
- a CDS encoding thiamine phosphate synthase — protein sequence MQLYAITNRRLFARSEDLMKQVVLWASSGVEYVQIREKDLAMVDLAALAEGIVGAVRSVAASTRVLLNGPAEVAAATGCDGVHLTAGLPGLAIQDARLAMSRVVADPIISVSCHTLAEIEHARDDGAVLAIFAPVFEKRLESETMPGQGLEALAAACKVAAPIPVFALGGITAGNAESCVHAGATGIAAIRLFASSDWLSLRGSLSDPRG from the coding sequence GTGCAACTTTACGCTATTACCAATCGCAGGCTTTTTGCGCGTTCTGAAGACTTAATGAAGCAGGTGGTTCTTTGGGCCAGCTCTGGTGTGGAGTATGTGCAGATTCGCGAGAAAGATCTTGCTATGGTTGACCTCGCTGCGCTGGCCGAAGGCATTGTCGGCGCAGTGCGGTCCGTGGCGGCCAGCACACGCGTCCTGCTGAATGGTCCTGCCGAAGTGGCTGCTGCGACTGGCTGCGACGGTGTCCACCTGACAGCGGGTCTTCCCGGTCTTGCGATTCAAGATGCGCGGCTGGCCATGAGCCGAGTCGTCGCCGATCCCATCATCAGCGTCTCCTGTCATACTCTTGCGGAAATCGAACACGCGCGCGACGATGGCGCAGTGCTTGCCATCTTCGCGCCGGTCTTTGAAAAGCGATTGGAATCGGAAACTATGCCGGGGCAGGGATTGGAGGCTCTTGCGGCAGCCTGCAAAGTTGCTGCACCGATCCCGGTCTTTGCACTTGGAGGAATTACGGCGGGCAACGCCGAAAGCTGCGTGCATGCGGGGGCCACGGGCATTGCAGCCATCCGGTTATTCGCGTCCTCGGACTGGCTCAGCCTCCGAGGGTCGCTAAGCGACCCTCGCGGTTGA
- the sthA gene encoding Si-specific NAD(P)(+) transhydrogenase, whose amino-acid sequence MDTYDLLVIGSGPSGQRAAVSAVKKGKRVALVEMRSVVGGVCINTGTIPSKTMREAVLHLSGYTYRSIYGMNYRVKEKITMSDLAFRVQHVIKTEIDVTEAQLSRNGVDVLTGVASFVDPNTLRIDGARGTNTFHAEKIIIAVGTKPANSPKVPINGKTIINSDQVLELLDLPKTLIVVGGGVIGVEYTCMFAALGVRVTLVEKRPKLLEFADQEIVEALSYHLRDSRVTMRLAEEVESVEEGPSGGVVANLESKKRISGDALLYAVGRQGNIAELNLTAAGIDADSRGRIPVDQDFRTKVPHIFAVGDVIGFPSLASVSMEQGRIAVARAYGDENEQTNPGFYPYGIYTIPEISFIGKTEEQLTEEDVPYEVGVAYYREIARGQIRGDTTGRLKLIFHRETREILGVHIIGEGAAELVHIGQAVMALNGKVDYFIDSVFNYPTLAECYKAAAFNGVNRLAKFE is encoded by the coding sequence ATGGACACATACGATTTGCTTGTCATCGGCTCTGGCCCTTCTGGACAACGCGCTGCAGTTTCCGCGGTCAAGAAGGGGAAACGTGTTGCGCTGGTGGAAATGCGCAGCGTGGTAGGCGGCGTCTGTATCAATACCGGCACCATTCCCAGCAAAACTATGCGCGAGGCCGTGCTCCACCTCTCGGGCTACACCTACCGTTCCATCTACGGCATGAACTACCGCGTGAAGGAAAAGATCACTATGTCCGATCTTGCCTTTCGCGTGCAACACGTCATTAAGACCGAGATCGACGTGACCGAGGCGCAGCTTTCGCGCAATGGCGTGGATGTACTGACCGGGGTTGCCAGTTTTGTTGACCCGAACACTCTTCGCATTGACGGAGCACGCGGCACCAATACCTTCCATGCCGAAAAAATCATCATTGCCGTTGGCACAAAGCCTGCCAACAGTCCCAAAGTCCCCATCAACGGCAAAACCATCATCAACAGCGATCAGGTACTGGAGCTTCTTGATCTTCCGAAAACCCTGATTGTCGTCGGCGGTGGGGTTATCGGCGTGGAATACACCTGCATGTTCGCGGCGCTTGGCGTGCGCGTCACGCTGGTTGAAAAGCGCCCTAAACTGCTCGAGTTTGCCGACCAGGAAATTGTCGAAGCGCTCAGCTATCACCTGCGCGACAGCCGCGTTACCATGCGTCTTGCCGAAGAAGTGGAGAGCGTGGAAGAAGGCCCTAGTGGCGGTGTCGTCGCCAATCTTGAGAGCAAGAAGCGTATTTCAGGCGATGCGCTGCTGTATGCCGTTGGCCGGCAAGGAAACATTGCTGAGCTCAATTTGACGGCAGCCGGTATCGACGCCGATTCTCGCGGCCGCATTCCCGTAGACCAGGACTTTCGCACCAAAGTGCCGCACATCTTCGCCGTAGGCGATGTCATTGGGTTTCCGAGTCTTGCATCCGTCTCGATGGAACAGGGACGCATCGCGGTGGCTCGCGCCTATGGCGATGAAAACGAGCAGACGAATCCCGGCTTCTACCCTTATGGCATCTACACCATCCCGGAGATTTCTTTCATCGGCAAGACGGAAGAACAACTGACCGAAGAAGACGTACCCTACGAAGTTGGCGTGGCTTATTATCGCGAAATCGCGCGTGGGCAGATTCGCGGTGACACGACCGGGCGGTTGAAGCTGATCTTCCATCGCGAAACTCGCGAGATTCTTGGGGTGCACATCATTGGCGAAGGCGCGGCGGAACTGGTGCACATCGGCCAGGCTGTCATGGCCTTGAACGGTAAGGTAGACTACTTCATCGATTCGGTGTTTAACTATCCCACCCTGGCTGAGTGTTACAAGGCGGCTGCGTTTAACGGCGTTAATCGCCTGGCTAAGTTTGAATAG
- a CDS encoding RDD family protein, translating to MSSSTSKLQFDSASAPASWKDEVNARLAAHRTRRTRTPDGQSSLPGFESGSENTAQRNQSQATSVAARVAERYAKAPTYSEILAAQAAAARAAEAAAEAAVQAHAAAQAVLAGLEMDQQFPTAPVMVSPSASEPIRIEPIAETRRPPISEIVDPFEEATVIPTQPLPAKLIEFPRELIATRKARPRLAEGPLREEAAPDGSQLRIFEVEAETISKEPVSTAVLPEWHSIRLDAKPREEFYAPEETASGDHRKLAPLFELPLQVASIGDRIMAGIVDVSLVMVAFLLFVLVFVACTAHPPMGRAALAGAGGVLFGLFVLYQWLFFSYLDATPGMRYARIALCTFEDENPARKAMRYRVGALLLSAMPLGLGFLWSFFDEDHLGWHDRITRTYQRSYR from the coding sequence TTGAGTTCATCGACCTCAAAGTTGCAATTTGACTCTGCCAGCGCACCCGCTTCATGGAAAGACGAAGTGAACGCCCGCTTGGCTGCGCATCGCACCCGGCGCACGCGAACTCCGGACGGTCAGTCGTCGCTGCCCGGCTTCGAATCCGGTTCAGAAAACACGGCCCAGCGCAATCAATCGCAGGCAACGAGCGTGGCTGCGCGCGTAGCCGAGCGCTATGCCAAGGCGCCGACGTATAGTGAAATCCTGGCAGCACAGGCGGCTGCAGCACGCGCCGCCGAGGCCGCGGCTGAAGCAGCCGTGCAGGCGCACGCTGCAGCGCAGGCCGTTCTTGCGGGCCTTGAAATGGACCAGCAGTTCCCGACGGCTCCCGTGATGGTCAGTCCCTCCGCCTCGGAGCCAATCAGGATCGAGCCTATTGCGGAAACGCGCCGCCCCCCGATCAGCGAGATTGTCGACCCGTTTGAGGAAGCAACGGTAATCCCCACGCAGCCGCTGCCTGCCAAGCTGATTGAGTTTCCGCGCGAACTGATTGCTACGCGCAAGGCGCGTCCGCGACTGGCCGAGGGACCGCTGCGCGAAGAGGCCGCGCCTGATGGATCGCAATTGCGCATCTTCGAAGTGGAGGCGGAGACGATTTCCAAAGAGCCGGTATCGACCGCTGTGCTGCCCGAGTGGCATTCGATTCGTCTCGATGCCAAGCCGCGCGAAGAGTTTTACGCGCCTGAGGAAACTGCGAGCGGAGACCATCGGAAGCTGGCCCCGCTCTTCGAACTGCCGTTGCAAGTGGCTTCCATTGGAGACCGCATCATGGCTGGCATTGTGGACGTGTCGCTGGTGATGGTGGCCTTCCTGCTCTTTGTGCTGGTATTTGTCGCCTGCACGGCGCATCCGCCAATGGGAAGGGCCGCGCTGGCTGGCGCGGGTGGCGTCCTGTTCGGCCTCTTCGTGCTCTATCAGTGGCTGTTTTTCTCGTATCTCGACGCAACACCGGGCATGCGCTACGCCAGGATCGCGCTCTGCACCTTTGAGGACGAAAACCCGGCCCGCAAGGCGATGCGATATCGGGTTGGCGCACTGCTGCTTTCGGCAATGCCGTTGGGCCTTGGCTTCCTATGGTCATTCTTCGACGAAGACCACCTTGGATGGCACGACCGTATCACGCGCACCTATCAGCGCAGCTATCGCTAG
- a CDS encoding ROK family protein, with translation MAKTIGVVMTEAIRSGFVEDHKIKGSTRRFPESMDESTGLIEVPADALCESICDEIKALVPNGTEVDAIGVAMPGIIRNGTVEDSPNLPQLKGARVADAVQTGLKARGIENRVSVFNDADAAAAGLAATRGQLDRLIRVWTIGNGIGFGRYPDAGGPWEGGHSIVSLDPKENYCGCGGRGHLEGIMGHRAMRLRFLDMEPDEVFAAAKKGDKRCLEFVERYHRALAAATATQIHLEGPGKFYFTGRDIQRLDITRLKQYLYEMVKMSPLQSYTLELLPEDPTISIIGAGTAAEQALKPC, from the coding sequence ATGGCAAAGACCATCGGCGTTGTGATGACAGAAGCCATCCGGTCAGGCTTCGTTGAAGATCACAAGATCAAGGGCAGCACGCGCAGATTCCCCGAAAGCATGGACGAATCGACTGGGCTCATTGAAGTGCCTGCCGATGCCCTTTGTGAAAGCATATGCGATGAAATCAAAGCCCTCGTTCCCAATGGCACGGAGGTCGACGCCATCGGCGTCGCCATGCCCGGCATCATCCGCAATGGAACTGTCGAAGACTCGCCCAACCTGCCGCAACTGAAGGGCGCACGCGTCGCCGACGCTGTGCAGACTGGACTCAAAGCACGCGGCATCGAGAATCGTGTCAGCGTCTTCAATGACGCCGACGCAGCGGCCGCGGGGCTCGCCGCAACACGCGGTCAGCTCGACCGCCTGATTCGCGTCTGGACGATTGGCAACGGTATCGGCTTCGGGCGCTATCCGGACGCCGGAGGACCCTGGGAAGGCGGCCACTCGATCGTTTCCCTCGATCCGAAGGAGAACTACTGCGGATGCGGCGGACGGGGCCATCTTGAAGGCATCATGGGTCACCGCGCGATGCGCCTGCGCTTTCTCGATATGGAGCCGGACGAGGTTTTTGCCGCTGCGAAGAAGGGCGACAAGCGCTGCCTGGAATTTGTCGAGCGCTACCATCGCGCGCTGGCCGCAGCAACGGCGACGCAGATTCATCTGGAAGGCCCAGGCAAGTTTTACTTCACCGGACGCGACATCCAGCGGCTGGATATCACGCGACTGAAGCAATACCTCTACGAGATGGTGAAGATGAGCCCGCTGCAAAGCTACACACTGGAACTCCTGCCCGAAGATCCGACGATCAGCATTATCGGCGCGGGAACGGCAGCAGAGCAGGCATTAAAACCCTGCTGA
- the rpmF gene encoding 50S ribosomal protein L32 yields the protein MPNPKRRHSKARTSKRRAHDALTATGVSECPNCHERKLPHRACPKCGTYKGREVLDVKEAS from the coding sequence ATGCCGAATCCAAAGCGGCGCCACTCCAAGGCCCGCACCTCCAAGCGCCGCGCACATGATGCGTTGACCGCCACCGGTGTCTCCGAATGCCCGAATTGCCACGAGCGCAAGCTGCCCCACCGTGCGTGTCCCAAGTGCGGCACATACAAGGGACGTGAAGTGCTCGACGTGAAGGAAGCCAGCTAG
- the plsX gene encoding phosphate acyltransferase PlsX — protein MLTNIALDVMGADKAPDPEIRGAILACRTLPVRVCLVGPQERIRPLLHEYLDGERLPIDVVHASERIGMDEKAAHAVRSKRDSSMRVGLRLVREKKVAGFFTAGNTGAGMATAKMVLGALPGVDRPALAVVVPTSAGSPCILLDVGANVDCKPHNLEQFAVMGEMYARSVLKISRPRVGLLSIGEEEGKGNELIAETLPLIKQLPVNFIGNVEGRDIYNGHADVVVCDGFVGNVALKTSEGLTKLVRDMLKASLNTTVTAQVGALLSRKAFNAFKKRLDPSEYGGAPLLGVRGVCIIGHGSSNERAIYNGIRVAAEFAQAGINERIEREFAQRPASPISSNGIGLPLQ, from the coding sequence ATGCTGACCAACATCGCTCTCGATGTTATGGGTGCCGACAAGGCGCCTGACCCGGAGATTCGTGGTGCAATCCTAGCCTGCCGCACCTTGCCCGTGCGGGTGTGCCTCGTAGGACCGCAGGAGCGGATACGCCCGTTGTTGCACGAATATCTGGACGGTGAGCGTCTCCCTATCGACGTCGTTCATGCGAGCGAACGCATTGGCATGGACGAAAAGGCCGCGCACGCGGTCCGCTCCAAGCGGGATAGTTCGATGCGTGTCGGTCTGCGTCTGGTGCGCGAAAAGAAAGTTGCCGGATTCTTCACTGCGGGCAACACCGGCGCCGGAATGGCCACGGCCAAGATGGTGCTCGGTGCGCTGCCCGGAGTTGATCGCCCGGCTCTGGCTGTTGTAGTTCCCACCAGTGCTGGTTCGCCCTGCATCTTGCTTGATGTGGGCGCGAATGTCGACTGCAAGCCGCATAACCTTGAACAATTTGCGGTGATGGGCGAGATGTATGCGCGCAGCGTGCTGAAGATCTCGCGCCCGCGCGTCGGTCTGCTTTCAATTGGCGAAGAAGAAGGCAAAGGCAACGAACTGATAGCGGAGACTCTGCCTCTCATCAAGCAGCTGCCGGTCAACTTTATCGGGAATGTCGAAGGCCGCGATATCTACAACGGTCATGCCGATGTGGTCGTCTGCGATGGGTTCGTCGGCAACGTCGCGCTGAAGACATCCGAGGGCCTGACCAAGCTCGTTCGTGACATGCTGAAGGCTTCGCTGAACACGACAGTGACCGCCCAGGTCGGAGCGTTGCTCTCGCGCAAGGCATTCAATGCCTTCAAGAAGCGTCTCGATCCTTCCGAATACGGCGGAGCGCCGCTGCTAGGCGTGCGCGGTGTCTGCATCATCGGTCACGGCTCGTCGAATGAACGCGCCATCTATAACGGCATCCGCGTGGCTGCCGAATTCGCCCAGGCAGGCATCAACGAGCGCATCGAACGGGAGTTCGCGCAGCGTCCAGCATCGCCGATCTCCTCGAATGGGATCGGGCTGCCTCTGCAGTAA